A window of the Mannheimia granulomatis genome harbors these coding sequences:
- a CDS encoding DUF4298 domain-containing protein, giving the protein MKKADIQKMQDLYNQWVELLPELEKGLEQWKKAAELLEPLSQFYASPKWRELHDSFDEELDTKGNYSILSEDALWNALAEQHQLALEWLRLSTALITKE; this is encoded by the coding sequence ATGAAAAAAGCCGATATTCAGAAAATGCAAGATCTTTATAATCAATGGGTAGAGCTATTACCTGAATTGGAAAAGGGGCTAGAACAATGGAAAAAAGCGGCTGAGCTTTTAGAGCCATTAAGCCAATTTTACGCTAGCCCGAAATGGCGTGAATTGCATGATAGTTTTGATGAAGAGTTAGATACTAAAGGTAATTATAGTATCTTGTCGGAAGATGCATTATGGAATGCTTTGGCTGAACAGCATCAATTAGCACTAGAGTGGTTAAGGTTATCTACCGCACTGATTACTAAAGAATAA
- the fabR gene encoding HTH-type transcriptional repressor FabR, which produces MANGISVRAIQKEKTRRALVEAAFNQLSAEKSFSNLSLREVAREAGVAPTSFYRHFKDMDELGLAMVDESGLLLRQLMRQARKRIASGGSVVVVSVETFFELISDRPNVFRLLLRESSGTSQAFRTAASREIQHFVAELTDYILSKDNHSNRNLAYIQAEGLVTLVFTAGSHALDMSNQEREKLKQRVIMQLRMLIRGSAYYANKQFTP; this is translated from the coding sequence ATGGCTAACGGCATCAGCGTACGTGCTATTCAAAAAGAGAAAACACGTAGAGCCTTAGTGGAAGCCGCATTTAACCAATTAAGTGCGGAAAAAAGTTTTTCCAACCTAAGTTTACGGGAGGTTGCTCGAGAAGCCGGCGTTGCACCTACTTCATTTTATCGCCATTTTAAAGATATGGATGAATTAGGATTAGCAATGGTAGATGAATCCGGTTTGCTGCTACGTCAACTAATGCGACAAGCTCGTAAGCGTATTGCCAGTGGTGGAAGTGTAGTCGTCGTATCGGTTGAAACATTTTTTGAGCTCATTAGCGATCGCCCTAATGTGTTTCGTTTGCTCTTGCGTGAAAGCTCGGGAACATCTCAAGCATTTCGAACGGCTGCCTCTCGCGAAATTCAGCACTTCGTGGCAGAACTTACAGATTATATTCTAAGCAAAGATAACCACAGTAACCGTAACCTTGCCTATATTCAAGCAGAAGGTTTAGTCACTCTCGTATTTACTGCCGGCTCTCACGCCTTAGATATGAGCAATCAAGAACGGGAAAAACTGAAACAGCGTGTAATTATGCAACTGAGAATGCTGATTCGTGGCTCTGCATATTATGCCAATAAACAATTTACTCCTTAA
- the mgsA gene encoding methylglyoxal synthase, with the protein MKTTFRPISKQKKIALVAHDSCKQDLIHWTEKHKQRLASHKLYATGTTGHLLSRETGLEITSLLSGPMGGDQQLGGLIAEKKIDMLIFFWDPMNAAPHDPDVKALMRIATVWNIPVAINETTANFLLNADLFNQELNVSVPDYDSYLRERLG; encoded by the coding sequence ATGAAAACGACATTTCGCCCAATATCAAAACAAAAAAAGATAGCTCTAGTTGCTCACGATAGTTGCAAACAAGATTTAATTCATTGGACAGAAAAGCATAAACAACGACTTGCTTCACATAAGCTTTATGCTACCGGCACAACCGGACATTTATTAAGCAGAGAAACAGGACTTGAAATTACGTCCTTATTAAGCGGACCGATGGGGGGCGATCAGCAGTTAGGCGGTTTAATTGCGGAGAAGAAAATTGATATGTTGATTTTCTTTTGGGATCCGATGAATGCAGCCCCGCATGACCCGGATGTTAAGGCGTTAATGCGGATCGCAACGGTGTGGAATATTCCTGTTGCGATTAACGAAACGACCGCAAACTTTCTACTTAATGCCGATTTATTTAACCAAGAATTGAATGTTAGCGTGCCGGATTATGATAGCTATTTGAGGGAGCGTTTGGGTTAG
- a CDS encoding glutathione peroxidase — protein MSFKDMTGQRVPNVTFRTRQNDVWVDVTTDELFNNKTVVVFSLPGAFTPTCSSTHLPRYNELACEFKALGVDDIICMSVNDTFVMNAWKADQESENITVIPDGNGEFTDGMGLLVDKNDLGFGKRSWRYSMLVKNGIVEKMFIEPQEPGDPFKVSDADTMIKYLSPNWTAKESVSIITKPGCPFCAKAKALLKEKAYTFEEIVLGRDASTISVRAITGKTSVPQVFIGGKHIGGGAALEAYFAK, from the coding sequence ATGTCTTTTAAAGATATGACTGGTCAACGAGTACCAAATGTAACATTCAGAACCCGCCAAAATGATGTTTGGGTAGATGTAACAACAGATGAATTATTCAATAATAAAACTGTTGTTGTGTTTTCACTACCGGGGGCATTCACTCCAACGTGTTCCTCAACTCACTTACCCCGCTACAACGAGTTAGCTTGTGAATTTAAAGCGTTAGGTGTTGATGACATCATCTGTATGTCAGTAAACGATACTTTCGTAATGAATGCTTGGAAAGCGGATCAAGAATCTGAAAACATCACTGTAATCCCGGACGGTAACGGTGAATTTACCGATGGTATGGGCTTATTAGTGGATAAAAATGACCTAGGCTTTGGTAAACGTTCTTGGCGTTACTCAATGCTGGTAAAAAACGGTATTGTTGAGAAAATGTTCATTGAGCCGCAAGAGCCGGGCGATCCGTTTAAAGTATCGGATGCCGATACAATGATTAAATATTTAAGCCCAAATTGGACTGCGAAAGAGTCTGTTTCGATCATCACTAAACCAGGTTGCCCGTTCTGTGCAAAAGCAAAAGCTTTATTAAAAGAAAAAGCTTATACGTTTGAAGAGATCGTATTAGGTCGTGATGCAAGTACGATTTCTGTGCGTGCAATTACTGGTAAAACCTCTGTGCCACAAGTGTTTATCGGTGGTAAGCATATCGGCGGTGGTGCTGCCTTAGAAGCGTATTTTGCAAAATAA
- the ilvC gene encoding ketol-acid reductoisomerase has translation MANYFNTLNLRQKLDQLGRCRFMDRNEFADGCNFLKGKKVVIVGCGAQGLNQGLNMRDSGLDISYALRPEAIAEKRASFKRASENGFVVGTYEQLIPEADLVINLTPDKQHSKVVADVMPLMKHGAAFGYSHGFNIVEEGEQIRPDITVVMTAPKCPGTEVREEYKRGFGVPTLIAVHPENDPKGEGLAIAKAWASATGGDRAGVLESSFVAEVKSDLMGEQTILCGMLQAGSIVCYDKLVSEGKDPAYAGKLIQFGWETITEALKQGGITLMMDRLSNSAKLRAFELSEQIKEKLAFLFVKHMDDIISGEFSSTMMADWANGDANLLKWREETGKTAFENAPAADGIKISEQEYFDNGVLMVAMVKAGVELAFDTMVSAGIYEESAYYESLHELPLIANTIARKRLYEMNVVISDTAEYGNYLFSHVATPILAKEIIPTLEKGDLGEPTPAVEIDNVYLRDVNDAIRNHPIELIGQELRGYMTDMKRISSQG, from the coding sequence ATGGCTAACTATTTCAACACATTAAATTTACGTCAAAAATTAGACCAATTAGGTCGCTGCCGTTTTATGGATCGCAATGAATTTGCAGATGGCTGCAATTTCTTAAAAGGCAAAAAAGTGGTTATCGTAGGCTGTGGCGCACAAGGTTTAAACCAAGGTTTAAATATGCGTGATTCTGGCCTAGATATCAGCTATGCACTGCGTCCTGAAGCAATTGCAGAAAAGCGTGCTTCATTTAAACGTGCTTCAGAAAATGGCTTTGTAGTTGGTACTTACGAGCAATTAATCCCAGAAGCTGATTTAGTGATCAACTTAACCCCGGACAAACAACACTCAAAAGTAGTAGCTGATGTTATGCCGTTAATGAAACACGGTGCCGCATTCGGTTATTCACACGGTTTTAATATCGTTGAAGAAGGTGAGCAAATTCGTCCGGACATCACAGTTGTGATGACAGCGCCAAAATGCCCGGGTACAGAAGTACGTGAAGAGTACAAACGTGGTTTCGGTGTGCCGACATTAATCGCCGTTCACCCTGAAAACGACCCGAAAGGTGAAGGCTTAGCGATTGCGAAAGCGTGGGCAAGTGCAACCGGCGGCGACCGTGCGGGTGTGTTAGAATCTTCATTTGTTGCAGAAGTAAAATCTGACTTAATGGGTGAGCAAACTATCCTTTGCGGTATGTTACAAGCAGGTTCTATCGTATGTTACGATAAGTTAGTATCTGAAGGTAAAGATCCGGCTTATGCAGGTAAATTAATTCAATTTGGTTGGGAAACCATTACCGAAGCGTTAAAACAAGGCGGTATCACTTTAATGATGGATCGCTTATCTAACAGTGCAAAATTACGTGCATTTGAACTTTCTGAGCAAATCAAAGAAAAATTAGCGTTCTTATTCGTTAAACATATGGATGACATCATCAGCGGTGAGTTCTCATCAACCATGATGGCAGACTGGGCGAACGGTGATGCAAACCTATTAAAATGGCGTGAAGAAACCGGCAAAACAGCATTTGAAAATGCACCAGCAGCAGACGGCATCAAAATTTCTGAACAAGAATATTTTGACAACGGTGTGTTAATGGTTGCAATGGTGAAAGCGGGTGTTGAATTAGCGTTCGATACCATGGTGTCAGCGGGTATCTACGAAGAATCTGCTTACTATGAGTCTTTACACGAGTTACCGTTAATCGCAAACACCATCGCTCGTAAACGTTTATATGAAATGAACGTGGTTATTTCAGACACAGCAGAATACGGCAACTACTTATTCTCCCACGTGGCAACGCCAATTCTTGCGAAAGAAATTATCCCAACGTTAGAGAAAGGTGATTTAGGCGAACCAACCCCAGCGGTTGAAATCGACAACGTTTACTTACGTGATGTGAATGATGCTATCCGTAACCACCCAATCGAGTTAATCGGCCAAGAATTACGTGGTTATATGACAGATATGA
- the yccS gene encoding YccS family putative transporter: protein MKRLLKKFQTSWLSENVIKTLPMFISLNIAAVSIWQLGISDFAMPLMLGIIAGGLVDLDNSLVGRLKNLIISLVAFSLSSVGASISLYLGWLFVPVLVFCTFLLVMLGAVGQRYNTIAFGTLIVAVYNSLTYTPDVLWYHNVVMILLGALLYGLVGILVYLIFPNRTVQENLASAYAALSHYLLAKSAYFDPDDDDLSAKQLALAKANSEVMAAFDKTRVSLFYRLRRQHRQQRTQRMLRYYFTAQDILERASSSHYQYHELFQQLSNSDLMFRFQRVLELQAEACQKIAVSLRHREFYAHSIRGEKALQGLFNSLSYHQERGLESAYRWSSIAENLGNIERQLAQIEQGESNAEYIEPLSKKFTKSNRLSAENITGLRNITQAIKGHLTFESQLFRHAIRLSIVVFLCGAIVPVLGFDNKGYWILLTAIFVCQPNYTATKTRLIHRVMGTIFGVLVGGSFELFNVTLSLEAQLGLIVLTGSLYTFFRLVHYGFSTFYITVLVMISLDIAGVSIESGVLMRMVDTLLGTAIAWLAVTFLWPDWKYLNLHNNLHNALKASGGYLRHIIAQLQFGYNEQLPYRIARRDVHNHLSALSNAITNMYSEPQKYANELTFAPKLLGIAYTLLGYISTLGAYRIASREINRQVDFSAIFFSHGREVANIIGQIADSSRSFTKLSEKLTAIDRDLAQFEQDNSQKQGGTALVLIQQLRLIVQLLPQIQSLLKAENLCEAEKKFDKA, encoded by the coding sequence ATGAAGAGATTGTTAAAAAAATTCCAAACAAGTTGGTTATCCGAAAATGTAATTAAAACCCTACCGATGTTTATTTCGCTAAATATCGCAGCAGTTAGTATTTGGCAGTTAGGAATTTCTGATTTTGCAATGCCGTTGATGTTGGGGATTATCGCCGGCGGGTTGGTTGATTTAGATAATAGTCTTGTTGGTCGCCTGAAAAATCTGATTATTAGCTTGGTTGCATTTTCACTTTCCTCTGTAGGGGCCAGTATTTCGCTCTATTTGGGCTGGCTGTTTGTGCCGGTACTAGTTTTTTGCACCTTTTTATTGGTTATGTTAGGTGCAGTTGGACAACGCTATAATACTATTGCCTTTGGCACGCTTATCGTTGCAGTCTATAACAGCCTCACTTATACCCCGGATGTTTTATGGTATCACAATGTTGTGATGATTCTGCTGGGAGCCTTATTATATGGCTTGGTCGGTATTTTAGTTTACTTGATTTTTCCTAATCGGACTGTTCAGGAAAATTTAGCCTCGGCTTATGCTGCATTAAGTCATTATTTATTGGCAAAATCCGCCTATTTTGATCCGGATGATGATGACTTAAGTGCTAAACAGTTAGCTCTGGCAAAAGCCAATAGTGAGGTGATGGCCGCTTTTGATAAAACCAGGGTTTCTCTATTTTACCGTTTAAGACGGCAGCATCGCCAGCAACGTACACAGCGTATGTTGCGATACTATTTTACTGCCCAAGATATTTTGGAAAGAGCAAGTTCCAGTCATTATCAATACCATGAATTATTTCAGCAATTAAGCAATAGTGACTTGATGTTCCGCTTTCAACGTGTGCTGGAACTGCAGGCGGAAGCCTGCCAAAAAATCGCAGTTTCATTAAGGCATAGAGAGTTTTATGCACACAGTATTCGTGGAGAGAAAGCATTGCAAGGTTTGTTCAATTCTTTGAGTTATCATCAAGAAAGGGGCTTAGAGAGTGCCTACCGCTGGAGTTCTATTGCAGAGAATTTAGGCAATATTGAGCGCCAGTTAGCTCAAATTGAGCAAGGAGAGAGCAATGCTGAGTATATTGAGCCACTTAGCAAAAAATTCACTAAATCTAACCGCTTGAGTGCAGAAAATATTACCGGTCTGCGTAATATTACCCAAGCGATTAAAGGGCATTTAACCTTTGAATCGCAACTCTTTCGTCATGCAATTAGGCTTTCTATTGTCGTGTTTTTATGTGGTGCGATAGTGCCCGTTTTAGGATTTGATAATAAAGGCTATTGGATTTTACTCACAGCAATTTTTGTATGCCAGCCTAACTACACCGCAACTAAAACACGTTTGATCCATCGGGTGATGGGAACTATTTTCGGGGTACTGGTTGGTGGTTCCTTCGAGTTGTTTAATGTTACCTTAAGCCTGGAAGCGCAACTCGGATTAATTGTTCTAACTGGTTCACTTTATACTTTTTTCCGCTTAGTCCATTATGGATTTTCTACTTTTTATATTACGGTACTGGTGATGATAAGCCTTGATATTGCAGGGGTTAGCATTGAAAGTGGCGTATTAATGCGAATGGTAGATACTTTATTAGGCACAGCTATTGCTTGGCTAGCGGTAACATTTTTATGGCCGGATTGGAAATATTTGAATTTGCATAATAATCTGCATAACGCATTGAAAGCCAGTGGTGGTTATTTAAGGCATATTATCGCCCAGTTGCAATTTGGCTATAACGAGCAGTTGCCTTACCGTATTGCCCGCCGTGATGTGCATAATCATTTATCGGCATTAAGCAATGCCATTACCAATATGTATAGTGAACCGCAAAAATATGCTAACGAGCTAACTTTTGCCCCGAAATTGTTAGGGATTGCTTATACTTTACTGGGGTATATTTCCACTTTGGGTGCTTACCGCATCGCCAGCCGAGAGATTAATCGGCAAGTGGATTTTTCTGCTATTTTCTTTTCTCATGGGCGAGAGGTTGCGAATATTATCGGACAGATTGCCGATAGCAGCCGCTCATTTACAAAATTATCCGAAAAATTGACCGCTATCGATAGAGATTTAGCGCAGTTTGAACAGGATAATTCCCAAAAACAGGGTGGGACTGCGTTAGTGCTAATACAGCAATTGCGTTTGATCGTGCAACTTCTGCCACAGATTCAAAGTTTATTAAAAGCGGAAAATCTGTGTGAGGCAGAAAAGAAGTTTGATAAGGCATAA
- the oxyR gene encoding DNA-binding transcriptional regulator OxyR, translated as MNIRDLEYLIALADHKHFRRAAESCNVSQPTLSGQIRKLEDELGTILLERTSRKVLFTQSGLTLVEQAKAVLREVKILKEMASNQGKEMSGPLHVGVIPTLGPYISPIIIPALKKDFADLELYIYELHTNQLLDQLESGQLDCGIISFVKESESFIEVPIFNEEMYLVVSEEHEWAKQDKLDISVLQNRELLFLDGGHCLRTHTLDYCLSVGAKENPHFKATNLETLRNMVAANVGIALIPKLAAKPTPGVCYIPFDNPPHRAIGMVYRPGSPLRVRYERLAQAITEIMQTEV; from the coding sequence GTGAATATTCGAGATTTAGAATACCTTATTGCCTTAGCAGACCATAAACATTTTCGCCGAGCTGCCGAATCCTGCAATGTTAGCCAACCCACCTTAAGTGGTCAAATTCGTAAATTAGAAGATGAATTAGGCACAATTTTACTTGAACGCACAAGTCGAAAAGTTCTCTTTACCCAATCAGGTCTGACCTTAGTTGAACAAGCTAAAGCCGTTTTACGCGAAGTGAAAATACTAAAAGAGATGGCAAGTAATCAAGGTAAAGAGATGTCCGGCCCGCTACACGTTGGTGTTATTCCAACGCTAGGCCCTTATATTTCACCCATTATTATTCCGGCCCTTAAAAAAGATTTTGCCGATTTAGAACTTTACATTTATGAATTGCATACTAATCAATTATTGGATCAACTGGAATCTGGTCAACTAGATTGCGGCATAATTTCATTTGTCAAAGAGAGCGAATCTTTTATTGAAGTGCCAATTTTTAATGAAGAAATGTATCTTGTTGTTTCTGAAGAACATGAATGGGCAAAACAGGATAAATTAGATATTAGTGTATTGCAAAATCGGGAATTACTCTTCCTTGACGGTGGCCACTGCTTACGCACTCACACATTAGATTACTGCTTATCTGTCGGGGCAAAAGAAAATCCTCACTTTAAAGCAACGAATTTAGAAACATTACGCAACATGGTTGCAGCCAACGTTGGTATAGCACTTATTCCTAAATTGGCTGCTAAGCCAACACCGGGCGTGTGCTACATCCCATTTGACAACCCGCCTCATCGTGCCATAGGTATGGTTTATCGTCCGGGTTCTCCTTTACGTGTCCGTTATGAGCGTTTGGCCCAAGCAATTACCGAAATTATGCAAACAGAGGTTTAA
- the thrC gene encoding threonine synthase — protein sequence MNLYNIKHPEEQVNFAQAVRQGLGKNQGLFFPEVLPQLDDIDALLDLPLVERSQKILAALIGEELPQATLDAMVKNAFTFPAPLAKVNDDIYALELFHGPTLAFKDFGGRFMAQALANVRGDGKITILTATSGDTGAAVAHAFYGLENINVVILYPKGKISPLQEKLFCTLGGNIRTVAIESDFDACQALVKQAFDDAELRQAIGLNSANSINISRLLAQICYYFEAVAQLPKEKRNNVVVSVPSGNFGNLTAGLIAKTLGLPIKRFIASTNANDTVPRYLQSGKWEPNATVATLSNAMDVSRPNNWPRVEELFKRNEWHLSDLGSAALNDEETEAALKAQYAEGYLCEPHGAIAYQTLKDQLQTGETGIFLCTAHPAKFKESVERILEIELSLPEALDKHNKLPLLSDEMAADFAALREYLLK from the coding sequence ATGAACTTATACAACATCAAGCACCCAGAAGAACAAGTCAATTTTGCTCAAGCGGTACGTCAGGGTTTAGGCAAAAATCAAGGCTTATTCTTCCCTGAAGTATTACCGCAATTAGACGATATTGATGCTCTACTCGACTTACCTTTAGTTGAACGTAGCCAAAAAATCTTAGCTGCATTAATTGGTGAAGAGTTACCACAGGCTACCCTAGATGCAATGGTCAAAAATGCCTTTACCTTCCCTGCACCACTTGCGAAAGTAAACGATGATATTTATGCATTAGAATTATTCCACGGTCCGACCTTAGCCTTTAAAGACTTCGGAGGACGTTTTATGGCACAAGCTCTTGCGAATGTGCGTGGAGACGGCAAAATCACGATTTTGACCGCTACTTCAGGCGATACCGGAGCGGCTGTTGCTCACGCATTCTACGGTTTAGAAAACATTAACGTAGTCATTCTTTACCCGAAAGGCAAAATCAGCCCACTGCAAGAAAAACTGTTTTGTACTTTAGGGGGCAATATTCGCACAGTTGCTATTGAATCAGATTTTGATGCTTGCCAAGCGTTAGTCAAACAAGCTTTTGATGATGCTGAACTTCGTCAGGCTATTGGCTTAAACTCCGCAAACTCAATTAATATCAGCCGCTTACTCGCCCAAATTTGTTACTACTTTGAGGCGGTTGCACAACTGCCGAAAGAAAAACGCAATAACGTGGTAGTTTCTGTACCAAGCGGCAATTTCGGTAACTTAACCGCAGGCTTAATCGCCAAAACCTTAGGCTTACCGATTAAACGTTTTATTGCTTCAACCAATGCGAATGACACTGTTCCACGCTATTTACAGTCAGGTAAATGGGAGCCGAATGCGACAGTGGCCACACTTTCAAATGCGATGGATGTAAGCCGCCCAAATAACTGGCCACGAGTGGAAGAGCTATTTAAACGTAATGAATGGCACCTTTCAGATTTAGGTTCAGCTGCATTAAACGATGAAGAAACCGAAGCTGCATTAAAAGCCCAATACGCAGAAGGTTATTTATGTGAACCGCACGGGGCAATTGCTTACCAAACATTAAAAGACCAGCTTCAAACAGGTGAAACCGGTATTTTCTTATGTACTGCTCACCCAGCAAAATTTAAAGAATCTGTTGAGCGTATTTTAGAAATTGAACTCTCCTTACCGGAAGCATTAGACAAGCACAATAAGCTGCCATTATTATCTGATGAAATGGCTGCTGATTTTGCTGCATTACGCGAATATTTACTGAAATAA
- a CDS encoding paraquat-inducible protein A translates to MKINKIILQSCSECGQLVRVPLNFHGSAVCPNCRHELRKNNHWSLRRCSFLALAILILLPFALTFPLLSIDLLGVRINATVWDGIWKMATSGYPYTAFMVLVCAVIMPLAFVLLILTVQLQRIIRQRPRYTLIFLTKIKEWVMLDVYLVSLAVAAFKIRDYADLHFGIHLVAFVIVALLNTLLFIKIEPQQAWERFYPEYHSLPFDHPSKPTLCPTCEYCFDEKILDLKGRQRCPRCESNLSISDNIKLQRVWACLIAGTIMIIPANIFPISITEMAGQVSADSLISGVILFIKMGSYAVAAIVFIASIAVPISKIATILYLLLAIHHKWKHPIHLQMKLLHYVHFVGRWSMLDLFVLSLMMSLLERGQILSFSVGDAAFYFGASVFLTMFASANLDARMLWNIHYDNQGKNNR, encoded by the coding sequence ATGAAGATCAACAAAATCATTCTACAAAGCTGTAGCGAATGTGGACAATTAGTTCGTGTACCACTCAATTTTCACGGCAGTGCGGTCTGCCCAAACTGCCGCCATGAGCTACGAAAAAATAACCACTGGAGCCTACGCCGCTGTTCATTTTTAGCTCTTGCTATCTTAATCTTACTGCCTTTCGCTCTCACTTTTCCGCTACTAAGCATTGACTTACTTGGGGTAAGAATCAATGCAACCGTATGGGACGGTATTTGGAAAATGGCGACCTCAGGCTATCCATACACAGCTTTTATGGTATTGGTATGTGCAGTAATTATGCCACTGGCTTTCGTACTGTTAATTTTAACTGTTCAGCTGCAACGCATTATTCGTCAACGTCCTCGTTATACACTGATATTCTTAACCAAAATAAAAGAGTGGGTGATGTTAGATGTTTATTTGGTATCTCTCGCGGTTGCCGCGTTCAAAATTCGAGATTATGCAGACTTACACTTTGGCATACATTTAGTTGCCTTTGTAATTGTAGCACTTCTGAATACCTTGCTATTTATTAAAATTGAGCCACAGCAGGCATGGGAAAGGTTCTATCCGGAATATCATTCACTGCCCTTTGACCACCCAAGCAAACCTACCTTGTGTCCAACGTGTGAATACTGCTTTGATGAAAAAATTCTGGATTTAAAAGGCCGTCAACGCTGCCCGCGTTGTGAAAGTAATTTATCTATATCCGACAATATTAAGCTACAACGGGTTTGGGCTTGTTTGATAGCCGGAACGATTATGATAATTCCGGCAAATATTTTTCCAATTTCTATTACTGAAATGGCAGGGCAAGTTTCTGCAGACTCATTAATTTCAGGTGTGATTTTATTTATCAAAATGGGAAGTTATGCGGTCGCAGCCATCGTGTTTATTGCCAGTATTGCCGTACCGATAAGCAAAATAGCCACAATTTTGTATCTACTTTTGGCAATTCATCATAAATGGAAACACCCTATTCACCTGCAAATGAAATTATTGCATTACGTACACTTTGTAGGACGTTGGTCAATGCTGGATCTGTTTGTACTCTCGTTAATGATGTCATTGCTGGAAAGAGGCCAAATTTTAAGCTTCTCGGTAGGAGATGCTGCATTCTATTTCGGCGCTTCCGTATTTTTAACCATGTTTGCATCTGCCAATCTAGACGCCAGAATGCTATGGAACATTCATTATGATAATCAGGGTAAAAATAACCGCTAA